From one Parambassis ranga chromosome 5, fParRan2.1, whole genome shotgun sequence genomic stretch:
- the LOC114435521 gene encoding inter-alpha-trypsin inhibitor heavy chain H3-like isoform X1, which yields MSAVWRVLQLFAFTCICLPALAQGALVVSRSDAPTEPKEAVGPRPIKKRSTNSANVEVYSVRFTSVVTSRFAHTVMSTKALNKANSSQEIFFEVELPKTAFITNFSMEIHGQMYAGEVKEKEKAKKQYDNAVSSGQTAGLVKASGRKMEKFSVSVNIAAQSSVTFTLIYEELLQRKHGKYEILTRVKAEQPVQEFQIQSDIYEPEGITFVEATASFLTNELLPLVEKTITDTTAHISFSPTAEQQRKCPGCDGTLINGDFIIEYDVKREENLGEVQVVNGYFVHFFSPPDLPRVPKNVVFVIDRSGSMSGTKIAQTRDAMIAILKDLHQDDHFGIILFDGKVVHWKHSLTKATEENVAEAITYVKKIKDKGSTNINGAVLSAVQMLVEERKNKKIPERSTDMVILLTDGMPNSGVTNAEQIQENVRSATGGNMALFCLGIGNDVDYSFLDVMCKQNKGLARRIFLGSDVVIQLKGFYEEVSSPLLLEVELRYPDNTVGSVTKNHYSQLFNGSEIIVAGQLDDNNIDNFLVEVFGQGPEEDFQVRGKARVVDWHRIYPEKKYIFGDFIERLWAYLTIQQLLEKSDLSTQQEKDNITDKVLDMSLQYSFVTPLTSMVVTKPETEDGPDSPLIADKLTEEQRQKAERYAARAPTAAVGSRGSSSTRLQTRLRGMSRGVSDVDGDPHFMIELPDREDALCFNINDKPGTIFNLVRDPTSGFVVNGKLVGKKKLIPDNNLQTYFGRFGITHLKLGLRLDVSTHDISVFSNGKRVNLLWSDATHFKDNNMDLKLTNNCHLTVTLRHSVKFMIIRHTKVWKRRHDQQDYLGFYTLDSHHLSALVQGLLGQFYHGVEFEVAGLHPGKVQERLDATMYVKGRTLNVTRQWQKDFSRDVQNGESIPCWFVDNDGRGLIDGKASDYTVSTLFEY from the exons CCTAAAGAAGCTGTGGGCCCCAGGCCAATAAAG AAAAGAAGCACAAACTCTGCAAAT GTGGAGGTGTACAGTGTTCGTTTCACCAGTGTTGTGACGTCTCGCTTCGCCCACACCGTCATGTCCACTAAGGCCTTAAACAAAGCCAACTCCTCTCAGGAAATCTTCTTCGAGGTGGAGCTTCCAAAGACTGCCTTCATCACCAACTTCAGCAT GGAGATTCATGGGCAGATGTATGCtggagaggtgaaggagaaagagaaagctaAAAAACAGTATGACAATGCGGTTTCTTCTGGACAGACGGCCGGCCTGGTCAA GGCTTCtgggagaaagatggagaagtTTTCAGTGTCTGTAAACATTGCTGCACAAAGCAGTGTGACTTTCACTTTGATCTATGAAGAGCTCCTCCAAAGGAAACATGGCAAATATGAGATTTTGACCCGAGTTAAAGCAGAACAACCAGTGCAGGAGTTTCAG attcaGTCAGACATCTATGAGCCAGAGGGTATTACTTTTGTTGAAGCCACTGCATCTTTCCTCACCAATGAGCTGCTCCCCCTGGTAGAGAAAACCATAACAGACACAAcg GCACACATCTCTTTCTCACCAACAgcggagcagcagaggaagtgtCCAGGATGTGACGGGACATTAATTAACGGAGATTTCATAATTGAGTATGATGTGAAACGAGAAGAAAACCTGGGAGAGGTTCAG GTTGTGAATGGATACTTTGTGCACTTCTTTTCTCCCCCTGACCTGCCAAGAGTCCCAAAGAATGTGGTGTTTGTGATTGACAGGAGTGGGTCAATGTCAGGAACAAAGATAGCACAG ACCCGAGACGCTATGATTGCCATTCTGAAGGACCTCCACCAAGATGACCACTTTGGTATCATCTTGTTTGATGGTAAAGTTGTACACTGGAAGCACTCTCTTACCAAAGCAACAGAGGAAAATGTTGCTGAAGCCATCACCTATGTCAAGAAAATCAAAGACAAAGGAT CCACCAATATCAATGGTGCAGTTCTGAGTGCAGTGCAAATGCTggttgaagaaagaaaaaacaagaagatTCCAGAGAGGAGCACAGACATGGTTATTTTACTGACAGATGGGATGCCAAACAGCG GGGTGACCAACGCCGAGCAGATCCAGGAGAATGTGCGCTCTGCCACCGGAGGAAACATGGCACTGTTCTGTCTGGGCATTGGAAATGATGTGGATTATTCCTTCTTGGACGTGATGTGCAAACAGAACAAGGGACTGGCCCGCAGAATCTTTCTGGGGTCAGATGTAGTCATTCAACTAAAG GGTTTCTATGAGGAGGTGTCCAgccctctgctgctggaggtggaacTGCGATATCCTGACAATACAGTGGGCTCTGTGACTAAAAACCACTACAGCCAGCTGTTCAACGGCTCAGAGATTATAGTGGCTGGTCAGCTGGATGATAACAACATAGACAACTTCCTGGTAGAAGTCTTTGGCCAAGGG CCTGAAGAGGACTTCCAAGTACGGGGAAAGGCCAGAGTGGTAGACTGGCACAGAATTTACCCAGAAAAGAAGTACATCTTTGGAGATTTCATTGAGCGTCTGTGGGCTTACCTCACCATCCAGCAGCTACTGGAGAAGAg tgacctCAGCACTCAGCAGGAGAAAGACAATATAACAGACAAGGTCCTGGACATGTCCCTGCAGTACAGCTTTGTCACACCTCTCACCTCCATGGTGGTCACCAAGCCTGAAACTGAGGATGGACCAGACAGCCCTCTCATCGCGGACAAGCTGACAGAGG AGCAGCgacagaaagcagaaagatATGCTG CACGTGCACCAACTGCAGCTGTGGGTTCTCGTGGTAGCTCCAGCACCAGATTACAGACTAGGTTACGTGGTATGTCACGTGGTGTGTCAGATG TGGATGGAGATCCTCACTTCATGATAGAGCTCCCTGACAGAGAAGACGCTCTGTGCTTTAACATCAATGACAAACCAGGAACCATTTTCAATCTGGTCAGAGACCCAACATCAG GCTTTGTGGTAAATGGCAAGCTTGTTGGTAAGAAGAAACTTATTCCAGACAATAACCTCCAGACCTACTTTGGGCGTTTTGGTATTACTCATTTGAAACTGGGGCTCAGGCTGGATGTGAGCACTCACGACATCTCTGTGTTCAGCAATGGCAAGCGGGTCAACCTGCTGTGGTCTGATGCAACGCATTTCAAAGACAACAA TATGGACCTCAAGTTGACTAATAACTGCCACCTGACAGTGACGCTGAGACACTCAGTTAAATTCATGATCATTAGACACACAAAGGTTTGGAAGAGACGGCACGACCAACAAGACTATCTGGGGTTCTACACCCTGGACAGCCACCACTTATCTGCTTTAGTTCAGGGTCTGCTAG GTCAGTTTTACCATGGGGTTGAGTTTGAGGTGGCAGGCCTGCATCCAGGTAAAGTCCAGGAGCGATTAGATGCCACTATGTATGTGAAGGGACGAACTCTCAACGTGACCAG ACAATGGCAGAAGGACTTCAGCAGGGATGTGCAAAATGGAGAAAGTATCCCCTGCTGGTTTGTGGACAATGATGGAAGAGGTCTCATTGATGGAAAAGCCTCAGACTACACTGTGTCCACACTGTTTGAATATTAA
- the LOC114435521 gene encoding inter-alpha-trypsin inhibitor heavy chain H3-like isoform X2, which yields MSAVWRVLQLFAFTCICLPALAQGALVVSRSDAPTEPKEAVGPRPIKKRSTNSANVEVYSVRFTSVVTSRFAHTVMSTKALNKANSSQEIFFEVELPKTAFITNFSMEIHGQMYAGEVKEKEKAKKQYDNAVSSGQTAGLVKASGRKMEKFSVSVNIAAQSSVTFTLIYEELLQRKHGKYEILTRVKAEQPVQEFQIQSDIYEPEGITFVEATASFLTNELLPLVEKTITDTTAHISFSPTAEQQRKCPGCDGTLINGDFIIEYDVKREENLGEVQVVNGYFVHFFSPPDLPRVPKNVVFVIDRSGSMSGTKIAQTRDAMIAILKDLHQDDHFGIILFDGKVVHWKHSLTKATEENVAEAITYVKKIKDKGSTNINGAVLSAVQMLVEERKNKKIPERSTDMVILLTDGMPNSGVTNAEQIQENVRSATGGNMALFCLGIGNDVDYSFLDVMCKQNKGLARRIFLGSDVVIQLKGFYEEVSSPLLLEVELRYPDNTVGSVTKNHYSQLFNGSEIIVAGQLDDNNIDNFLVEVFGQGPEEDFQVRGKARVVDWHRIYPEKKYIFGDFIERLWAYLTIQQLLEKSTQQEKDNITDKVLDMSLQYSFVTPLTSMVVTKPETEDGPDSPLIADKLTEEQRQKAERYAARAPTAAVGSRGSSSTRLQTRLRGMSRGVSDVDGDPHFMIELPDREDALCFNINDKPGTIFNLVRDPTSGFVVNGKLVGKKKLIPDNNLQTYFGRFGITHLKLGLRLDVSTHDISVFSNGKRVNLLWSDATHFKDNNMDLKLTNNCHLTVTLRHSVKFMIIRHTKVWKRRHDQQDYLGFYTLDSHHLSALVQGLLGQFYHGVEFEVAGLHPGKVQERLDATMYVKGRTLNVTRQWQKDFSRDVQNGESIPCWFVDNDGRGLIDGKASDYTVSTLFEY from the exons CCTAAAGAAGCTGTGGGCCCCAGGCCAATAAAG AAAAGAAGCACAAACTCTGCAAAT GTGGAGGTGTACAGTGTTCGTTTCACCAGTGTTGTGACGTCTCGCTTCGCCCACACCGTCATGTCCACTAAGGCCTTAAACAAAGCCAACTCCTCTCAGGAAATCTTCTTCGAGGTGGAGCTTCCAAAGACTGCCTTCATCACCAACTTCAGCAT GGAGATTCATGGGCAGATGTATGCtggagaggtgaaggagaaagagaaagctaAAAAACAGTATGACAATGCGGTTTCTTCTGGACAGACGGCCGGCCTGGTCAA GGCTTCtgggagaaagatggagaagtTTTCAGTGTCTGTAAACATTGCTGCACAAAGCAGTGTGACTTTCACTTTGATCTATGAAGAGCTCCTCCAAAGGAAACATGGCAAATATGAGATTTTGACCCGAGTTAAAGCAGAACAACCAGTGCAGGAGTTTCAG attcaGTCAGACATCTATGAGCCAGAGGGTATTACTTTTGTTGAAGCCACTGCATCTTTCCTCACCAATGAGCTGCTCCCCCTGGTAGAGAAAACCATAACAGACACAAcg GCACACATCTCTTTCTCACCAACAgcggagcagcagaggaagtgtCCAGGATGTGACGGGACATTAATTAACGGAGATTTCATAATTGAGTATGATGTGAAACGAGAAGAAAACCTGGGAGAGGTTCAG GTTGTGAATGGATACTTTGTGCACTTCTTTTCTCCCCCTGACCTGCCAAGAGTCCCAAAGAATGTGGTGTTTGTGATTGACAGGAGTGGGTCAATGTCAGGAACAAAGATAGCACAG ACCCGAGACGCTATGATTGCCATTCTGAAGGACCTCCACCAAGATGACCACTTTGGTATCATCTTGTTTGATGGTAAAGTTGTACACTGGAAGCACTCTCTTACCAAAGCAACAGAGGAAAATGTTGCTGAAGCCATCACCTATGTCAAGAAAATCAAAGACAAAGGAT CCACCAATATCAATGGTGCAGTTCTGAGTGCAGTGCAAATGCTggttgaagaaagaaaaaacaagaagatTCCAGAGAGGAGCACAGACATGGTTATTTTACTGACAGATGGGATGCCAAACAGCG GGGTGACCAACGCCGAGCAGATCCAGGAGAATGTGCGCTCTGCCACCGGAGGAAACATGGCACTGTTCTGTCTGGGCATTGGAAATGATGTGGATTATTCCTTCTTGGACGTGATGTGCAAACAGAACAAGGGACTGGCCCGCAGAATCTTTCTGGGGTCAGATGTAGTCATTCAACTAAAG GGTTTCTATGAGGAGGTGTCCAgccctctgctgctggaggtggaacTGCGATATCCTGACAATACAGTGGGCTCTGTGACTAAAAACCACTACAGCCAGCTGTTCAACGGCTCAGAGATTATAGTGGCTGGTCAGCTGGATGATAACAACATAGACAACTTCCTGGTAGAAGTCTTTGGCCAAGGG CCTGAAGAGGACTTCCAAGTACGGGGAAAGGCCAGAGTGGTAGACTGGCACAGAATTTACCCAGAAAAGAAGTACATCTTTGGAGATTTCATTGAGCGTCTGTGGGCTTACCTCACCATCCAGCAGCTACTGGAGAAGAg CACTCAGCAGGAGAAAGACAATATAACAGACAAGGTCCTGGACATGTCCCTGCAGTACAGCTTTGTCACACCTCTCACCTCCATGGTGGTCACCAAGCCTGAAACTGAGGATGGACCAGACAGCCCTCTCATCGCGGACAAGCTGACAGAGG AGCAGCgacagaaagcagaaagatATGCTG CACGTGCACCAACTGCAGCTGTGGGTTCTCGTGGTAGCTCCAGCACCAGATTACAGACTAGGTTACGTGGTATGTCACGTGGTGTGTCAGATG TGGATGGAGATCCTCACTTCATGATAGAGCTCCCTGACAGAGAAGACGCTCTGTGCTTTAACATCAATGACAAACCAGGAACCATTTTCAATCTGGTCAGAGACCCAACATCAG GCTTTGTGGTAAATGGCAAGCTTGTTGGTAAGAAGAAACTTATTCCAGACAATAACCTCCAGACCTACTTTGGGCGTTTTGGTATTACTCATTTGAAACTGGGGCTCAGGCTGGATGTGAGCACTCACGACATCTCTGTGTTCAGCAATGGCAAGCGGGTCAACCTGCTGTGGTCTGATGCAACGCATTTCAAAGACAACAA TATGGACCTCAAGTTGACTAATAACTGCCACCTGACAGTGACGCTGAGACACTCAGTTAAATTCATGATCATTAGACACACAAAGGTTTGGAAGAGACGGCACGACCAACAAGACTATCTGGGGTTCTACACCCTGGACAGCCACCACTTATCTGCTTTAGTTCAGGGTCTGCTAG GTCAGTTTTACCATGGGGTTGAGTTTGAGGTGGCAGGCCTGCATCCAGGTAAAGTCCAGGAGCGATTAGATGCCACTATGTATGTGAAGGGACGAACTCTCAACGTGACCAG ACAATGGCAGAAGGACTTCAGCAGGGATGTGCAAAATGGAGAAAGTATCCCCTGCTGGTTTGTGGACAATGATGGAAGAGGTCTCATTGATGGAAAAGCCTCAGACTACACTGTGTCCACACTGTTTGAATATTAA
- the LOC114435521 gene encoding inter-alpha-trypsin inhibitor heavy chain H3-like isoform X3: MSTKALNKANSSQEIFFEVELPKTAFITNFSMEIHGQMYAGEVKEKEKAKKQYDNAVSSGQTAGLVKASGRKMEKFSVSVNIAAQSSVTFTLIYEELLQRKHGKYEILTRVKAEQPVQEFQIQSDIYEPEGITFVEATASFLTNELLPLVEKTITDTTAHISFSPTAEQQRKCPGCDGTLINGDFIIEYDVKREENLGEVQVVNGYFVHFFSPPDLPRVPKNVVFVIDRSGSMSGTKIAQTRDAMIAILKDLHQDDHFGIILFDGKVVHWKHSLTKATEENVAEAITYVKKIKDKGSTNINGAVLSAVQMLVEERKNKKIPERSTDMVILLTDGMPNSGVTNAEQIQENVRSATGGNMALFCLGIGNDVDYSFLDVMCKQNKGLARRIFLGSDVVIQLKGFYEEVSSPLLLEVELRYPDNTVGSVTKNHYSQLFNGSEIIVAGQLDDNNIDNFLVEVFGQGPEEDFQVRGKARVVDWHRIYPEKKYIFGDFIERLWAYLTIQQLLEKSDLSTQQEKDNITDKVLDMSLQYSFVTPLTSMVVTKPETEDGPDSPLIADKLTEEQRQKAERYAARAPTAAVGSRGSSSTRLQTRLRGMSRGVSDVDGDPHFMIELPDREDALCFNINDKPGTIFNLVRDPTSGFVVNGKLVGKKKLIPDNNLQTYFGRFGITHLKLGLRLDVSTHDISVFSNGKRVNLLWSDATHFKDNNMDLKLTNNCHLTVTLRHSVKFMIIRHTKVWKRRHDQQDYLGFYTLDSHHLSALVQGLLGQFYHGVEFEVAGLHPGKVQERLDATMYVKGRTLNVTRQWQKDFSRDVQNGESIPCWFVDNDGRGLIDGKASDYTVSTLFEY, encoded by the exons ATGTCCACTAAGGCCTTAAACAAAGCCAACTCCTCTCAGGAAATCTTCTTCGAGGTGGAGCTTCCAAAGACTGCCTTCATCACCAACTTCAGCAT GGAGATTCATGGGCAGATGTATGCtggagaggtgaaggagaaagagaaagctaAAAAACAGTATGACAATGCGGTTTCTTCTGGACAGACGGCCGGCCTGGTCAA GGCTTCtgggagaaagatggagaagtTTTCAGTGTCTGTAAACATTGCTGCACAAAGCAGTGTGACTTTCACTTTGATCTATGAAGAGCTCCTCCAAAGGAAACATGGCAAATATGAGATTTTGACCCGAGTTAAAGCAGAACAACCAGTGCAGGAGTTTCAG attcaGTCAGACATCTATGAGCCAGAGGGTATTACTTTTGTTGAAGCCACTGCATCTTTCCTCACCAATGAGCTGCTCCCCCTGGTAGAGAAAACCATAACAGACACAAcg GCACACATCTCTTTCTCACCAACAgcggagcagcagaggaagtgtCCAGGATGTGACGGGACATTAATTAACGGAGATTTCATAATTGAGTATGATGTGAAACGAGAAGAAAACCTGGGAGAGGTTCAG GTTGTGAATGGATACTTTGTGCACTTCTTTTCTCCCCCTGACCTGCCAAGAGTCCCAAAGAATGTGGTGTTTGTGATTGACAGGAGTGGGTCAATGTCAGGAACAAAGATAGCACAG ACCCGAGACGCTATGATTGCCATTCTGAAGGACCTCCACCAAGATGACCACTTTGGTATCATCTTGTTTGATGGTAAAGTTGTACACTGGAAGCACTCTCTTACCAAAGCAACAGAGGAAAATGTTGCTGAAGCCATCACCTATGTCAAGAAAATCAAAGACAAAGGAT CCACCAATATCAATGGTGCAGTTCTGAGTGCAGTGCAAATGCTggttgaagaaagaaaaaacaagaagatTCCAGAGAGGAGCACAGACATGGTTATTTTACTGACAGATGGGATGCCAAACAGCG GGGTGACCAACGCCGAGCAGATCCAGGAGAATGTGCGCTCTGCCACCGGAGGAAACATGGCACTGTTCTGTCTGGGCATTGGAAATGATGTGGATTATTCCTTCTTGGACGTGATGTGCAAACAGAACAAGGGACTGGCCCGCAGAATCTTTCTGGGGTCAGATGTAGTCATTCAACTAAAG GGTTTCTATGAGGAGGTGTCCAgccctctgctgctggaggtggaacTGCGATATCCTGACAATACAGTGGGCTCTGTGACTAAAAACCACTACAGCCAGCTGTTCAACGGCTCAGAGATTATAGTGGCTGGTCAGCTGGATGATAACAACATAGACAACTTCCTGGTAGAAGTCTTTGGCCAAGGG CCTGAAGAGGACTTCCAAGTACGGGGAAAGGCCAGAGTGGTAGACTGGCACAGAATTTACCCAGAAAAGAAGTACATCTTTGGAGATTTCATTGAGCGTCTGTGGGCTTACCTCACCATCCAGCAGCTACTGGAGAAGAg tgacctCAGCACTCAGCAGGAGAAAGACAATATAACAGACAAGGTCCTGGACATGTCCCTGCAGTACAGCTTTGTCACACCTCTCACCTCCATGGTGGTCACCAAGCCTGAAACTGAGGATGGACCAGACAGCCCTCTCATCGCGGACAAGCTGACAGAGG AGCAGCgacagaaagcagaaagatATGCTG CACGTGCACCAACTGCAGCTGTGGGTTCTCGTGGTAGCTCCAGCACCAGATTACAGACTAGGTTACGTGGTATGTCACGTGGTGTGTCAGATG TGGATGGAGATCCTCACTTCATGATAGAGCTCCCTGACAGAGAAGACGCTCTGTGCTTTAACATCAATGACAAACCAGGAACCATTTTCAATCTGGTCAGAGACCCAACATCAG GCTTTGTGGTAAATGGCAAGCTTGTTGGTAAGAAGAAACTTATTCCAGACAATAACCTCCAGACCTACTTTGGGCGTTTTGGTATTACTCATTTGAAACTGGGGCTCAGGCTGGATGTGAGCACTCACGACATCTCTGTGTTCAGCAATGGCAAGCGGGTCAACCTGCTGTGGTCTGATGCAACGCATTTCAAAGACAACAA TATGGACCTCAAGTTGACTAATAACTGCCACCTGACAGTGACGCTGAGACACTCAGTTAAATTCATGATCATTAGACACACAAAGGTTTGGAAGAGACGGCACGACCAACAAGACTATCTGGGGTTCTACACCCTGGACAGCCACCACTTATCTGCTTTAGTTCAGGGTCTGCTAG GTCAGTTTTACCATGGGGTTGAGTTTGAGGTGGCAGGCCTGCATCCAGGTAAAGTCCAGGAGCGATTAGATGCCACTATGTATGTGAAGGGACGAACTCTCAACGTGACCAG ACAATGGCAGAAGGACTTCAGCAGGGATGTGCAAAATGGAGAAAGTATCCCCTGCTGGTTTGTGGACAATGATGGAAGAGGTCTCATTGATGGAAAAGCCTCAGACTACACTGTGTCCACACTGTTTGAATATTAA